One window from the genome of Halocalculus aciditolerans encodes:
- a CDS encoding tyrosine-type recombinase/integrase — MSDDLQPLSPEEGIERFLRHREPSVRDSTIQNAKTRLRYFREWCEERNVENLNDLTGRDLSDFVAWRRGDIAAITLQKQLSTIRTALRYWADIEGVTEGLAEKVHAPELPDGAGSRDVHLKADRAKDILHYLSEYEPGSREHAVMALLWRTGMRRGALRSLDVEDLRPDEQAIVLRHRIDDGTRLKNGEGGERWVYLGPHWFSVVEKYLNHPTRPDKRDDHGRRPLITTRNGRPTGDTIYKTVLKATQPCRIGEPCPHDRDPETCEARNGRDHYSKCPSSRSPHAVRRGAITHHLNEDTPPETVSERMDVSLDVLYEHYDARTEREKMSVRRRQVPEGR; from the coding sequence ATGAGCGACGACCTGCAGCCGCTCAGCCCCGAGGAGGGTATCGAGCGGTTCCTTCGTCACCGCGAACCGAGCGTCCGGGATTCGACGATTCAGAACGCGAAGACGCGCCTGCGGTACTTCCGCGAGTGGTGCGAGGAGCGCAACGTCGAGAACCTGAACGACCTGACCGGCCGCGATCTCTCGGACTTCGTCGCGTGGCGACGCGGCGACATCGCGGCCATCACCCTCCAGAAACAACTCTCGACGATTCGGACGGCGCTCCGGTACTGGGCGGACATCGAGGGCGTCACCGAGGGGCTGGCCGAGAAGGTCCACGCGCCCGAGCTGCCCGACGGTGCGGGCTCGCGGGACGTGCACCTGAAAGCCGACCGCGCGAAGGACATTCTCCACTACCTCAGTGAGTACGAGCCGGGGAGCCGCGAGCACGCGGTGATGGCGCTCCTCTGGCGCACCGGGATGCGCCGCGGCGCGCTCCGGTCCCTCGACGTCGAGGACCTGCGACCCGACGAGCAAGCCATCGTCCTCCGTCACCGCATCGATGACGGCACGCGACTGAAGAACGGCGAGGGCGGCGAGCGCTGGGTCTACCTCGGCCCGCACTGGTTCAGCGTCGTCGAGAAGTACCTCAACCACCCGACTCGCCCGGACAAGCGCGACGACCACGGCCGCCGCCCGCTCATCACGACCCGGAACGGCCGGCCGACGGGTGACACGATCTACAAGACCGTCCTGAAAGCGACCCAGCCGTGCCGAATCGGCGAGCCCTGCCCGCACGACCGCGACCCCGAGACGTGCGAGGCACGCAACGGCCGAGACCACTACTCGAAGTGTCCGTCATCGCGGTCGCCGCACGCCGTTCGCCGCGGAGCCATCACCCACCACCTCAACGAGGACACCCCGCCCGAGACGGTGAGCGAGCGGATGGA